The Rhododendron vialii isolate Sample 1 chromosome 8a, ASM3025357v1 genome has a window encoding:
- the LOC131299233 gene encoding protein MODIFIED TRANSPORT TO THE VACUOLE 1 → MDSSRRAVESYWRSRMIDGATSDEDKVTPVYKLEEICDLLRTSHVSIVKEVSEFVLKRLDHKSPIVKQKALRLIKYAVGKSGVEFRREMQRNSAAVRQLFHYKGQVDPLKGDALNKAVRDMAHEAISAIFSADDNKAQSAPTEDLNKRIQGFGNTNFEIPSEDKKSFLSEVVGIGSATLKQGLSTLTQAQSSRKNDTGSYKSPHLRRSLTTEIEYPDRFDRAEHHSEAQSASQLSKSSGPWGQDLRSNQAETTNGDANSSHAEDKTREMRLLETIVTSGGVRLQPTRDALQVFLVEASKLDALALSHALESKLLSPMWQVRMKAVCVLEAILRKKDDENFPIVVSYFSDNTDILISCSESPQASLREKSNKVLSLLNVEQKGSAISHPEKPIKADTTFQMPDLIDTSGPGDALSAEDFLEMQNDQHIPNPKTSVPAIFDDLFGDNTGSGASASEHKTDDDPFADVSFHANENRENVADIFSGMNVDKPGANEVHIAANSNTFEQPFDIFGPISEIPKQEENHKKDAHDLMAGLSINEHTSTTEQKGTSLGALPETVFSNSTMNPSQLASNNVLSGILGPQAAGVNPNPMFPLGPMAYNMPPGLMFNPAFPSQPVNYGAMGSLFTQQQFLAAMSNFQQFGNLQSQNAGVSHLVGTNGGAYDSALPDIFNPSIPTPTPSSMMNGSKKEDTKAFDFISDHLAAARDPKRVI, encoded by the exons ATGGATTCGAGCAGGAGAGCCGTCGAATCGTACTGGCGATCGAGGATGATCGACGGCGCCACGTCGGACGAGGACAAAGTCACGCCCGTGTACAAATTGGAGGAGATTTGCGACCTCCTTCGGACCTCGCATGTCAGTATCGTTAAAGAAGTCTCGGAATTTGTGTTGAAACGGCTCGACCATAAGAGCCCTATCGTCAAACAAAAG GCTTTGAGGCTGATTAAGTATGCAGTAGGGAAGTCTGGCGTGGAGTTCAGAAGGGAAATGCAAAGAAACTCAGCAGCTGTGCGCCAGTTATTCCACTACAAGGGCCAGGTGGATCCTCTGAAGGGAGATGCGCTTAACAAGGCTGTGCGGGACATGGCCCATGAAGCTATATCTGCTATATTTTCTGCAGATGACAATAAGGCCCAGTCAGCACCTACAGAGGATCTTAACAAACGAATACAAGGTTTTGGGaacacaaattttgaaataccATCAGAAGATAAGAAATCTTTCCTAAGTGAGGTGGTTGGTATCGGAAGCGCTACTCTAAAGCAGGGATTGAGTACATTAACGCAAGCCCAATCTTCTAGGAAGAATGACACTGGAAGTTACAAGAGCCCTCATCTTCGGAGGTCATTGACTACAGAAATTGAATACCCTGATAGATTTGATCGTGCTGAACATCACAGTGAAGCACAGAGTGCGTCGCAGCTGTCAAAGAGCAGTGGACCTTGGGGTCAGGATTTGAGGTCTAACCAGGCAGAAACAACTAATGGGGATGCAAATTCAAGTCATGCCGAGGATAAGACTCGCGAGATGAGGTTGTTGGAGACGATTGTAACATCTGGTGGTGTTCGTCTGCAACCCACTAGAGATGCACTGCAGGTTTTCCTTGTGGAGGCGTCAAAGTTGGATGCATTGGCATTAAGTCATGCCCTTGAATCAAAACTCCTCTCTCCAATGTGGCAG GTCCGTATGAAAGCCGTCTGTGTTCTTGAGGCAATATTGAGGAAGAAAGACGACGAAAATTTTCCTATTGTGGTGTCTTATTTTAGTGACAATACAGATATTCTTATCAGTTGTTCAGAGTCTCCACAGGCTTCTTTAAGGGAGAAGTCAAACAAG GTGTTAAGCCTTCTGAATGTAGAACAGAAAGGCAGCGCAATAAGTCATCCAGAAAAGCCAATAAAGGCTGATACTACCTTTCAGATGCCTGACTTAATCGACACCAGTGGTCCTGGTGACGCTCTTAGTGCAGAAGATTTTCTAGAAATGCAGAACGATCAACACATTCCGAACCCAAAGACTTCAGTTCCCGCTATATTTGATGATTTGTTTGGGGATAATACAGGCTCTGGTGCAAGTGCCAGTGAACATAAAACCGATGATGATCCATTTGCTGATGTCTCGTTTCACGCCAATGAGAATAGAGAAAATGTGGCTGATATTTTTTCTGGAATGAATGTTGATAAACCAGGAGCAAATGAGGTCCATATTGCAGCAAATAGTAATACATTTGAACAACCATTTGATATCTTTGGGCCCATTTCTGAAATTCCAAAGCAGGAGGAAAATCATAAGAAAGATGCTCACGATTTAATGGCTGGTTTGTCAATCAATGAACATACCTCAACAACGGAGCAGAAAGGAACCTCCCTTGGAGCACTCCCTGAAACAGTCTTCTCAAATTCCACTATGAATCCCAGCCAACTGGCTTCTAACAATGTTTTGAGCGGAATACTTGGCCCTCAAGCAGCAGGAGTTAATCCGAATCCTATGTTTCCTTTGGGTCCTATGGCATATAATATGCCACCTGGGTTAATGTTCAATCCTGCTTTTCCTTCTCAGCCTGTGAATTATGGTGCCATGGGCAGTTTGTTTACCCAGCAGCAGTTCTTAGCTGCGATGTCCAATTTCCAACAGTTTGGGAACCTGCAATCGCAAAATGCTGGTGTCAGCCATCTTGTTGGAACTAACGGAGGGGCATATGATTCAGCTCTTCCTGATATTTTCAATCCAAGTATTCCAACTCCAACTCCTAGTTCAATGATGAATGGTTCCAAGAAAGAGGATACCAAAGCATTTGATTTTATCTCG GATCATTTGGCAGCAGCTCGTGATCCAAAAAGGGTGATCTGA